From the Scatophagus argus isolate fScaArg1 chromosome 21, fScaArg1.pri, whole genome shotgun sequence genome, one window contains:
- the LOC124052342 gene encoding transient receptor potential cation channel subfamily M member 4-like isoform X1, translating to MRDTGGQAGDGGDKIGKSEKDQSWIPKIIKKRVCTAFVEDSFSNGALCQCGGERDAHASVALGDYFSTAIVNHWDSAQHSSEYPTDAFGELQFAGASKRHSYFLRLSWDTPPSMVYTLMTAHWGLPAPNLVVSVVGGEGRTKVKTWVREVLRQGLVKASQSTGAWILTAGLREGVGRCVGEAVRDHATAASSVSFNKVVALGIAPWGLVHNRQQLINPQGSFPAKYYVQNTSRDSCCLDNNYQAFLLVDDGSVGRRGGETGFRAKLEDYISHQRTGIWGSGSIDIPVLCMLVSGESSMLERVDLSLKNSMPWLVLAGSGGLADFLSDILENLSSSPAVQSTSEGDGEAGPSVDLKDKMTERVKKHFPSEAETEKLVERALSIYQNRDFITVYHGEQEGPNDFDTVLLKALVGASKQRASVDASPYNEELRLAVTWNRVDIAKSELFNGDIQWRYEDLEDSMSDALINDKPQFVRLFTENGLNILDYLTYGRLENLYQSVGDGTVLYQLLQRRLLERLGTAAPVQASSNPQDSASKVAADNLQSGPVTQISLFEIAGVLELLMGDVCQPFYYDVLGLEQIASKRRALRRASKLLRGDCLYRERRCLFPWASLFIWAVLQNRSEMATFFWEMAGESVLSALSGCKILRELSKLEVETETKLSMKELAQRFENLAHDIFSSCYRSNESRSFTLLIRKSPVWGGTTCLQMAMGADARLFFSHDGVQSLLSQIWWGDMKRNTEVWKVLLTFFCPIFCYTNLISFRKQEDHQQEEEGKPNEDGLGRDNDSLYGTTIFSFSDIKHIEADAQGSNSPRIATIKGIPETHRPPKRPFIVSRWRQFWFAPVTSFLGNVLMYFLFLLLFAYVLLVDFKPPPPSGPAISEYVLYFWVFTIVCEEIRETFFLGTMPWRQRMRVYIQDVWNKFDLIAISLFIIGLICRLFKWSYEFGRDVMCVDYMVFTLRLIHIFAIHKQLGPKIIIVGKMMKDVFFFLFFLGVWLMAYGVANQALIYSYDPRLDRIFRRVFYRPYLHIFGQIPVEEMDVGKTWDMECTNNVTLIENGDEPCRVMNSNWLVVILLVVYLLVTNILLINLLIAMFSHTFSEVQTHSDIYWKFQRYNLIVQYHSRPSLAPPFIILSHINLFIKRNIRKVPSIKIHHFVLELRGKAANRLMTWETIQKEDFLTAQSKIQKSSDSERLKRMSVKVDGLVKNLTDSRDFDHRLRALENEMEYCSNALSWIVDTLAQGSTFKPPRPPPALRDAFPSSNSA from the exons atgagagaCACAGGAGGACAAGCAGGAGACGGTGGAGATAAAATCGGTAAATCTGAGAAGGACCAG AGTTGGATCCCCAAAATCATCAAGAAAAGAGTGTGCACCGCCTTTGTAGAAGATTCCTTCAG TAATGGTGCACTGTGCCAGTGTGGGGGTGAAAGAGATGCCCATGCCTCTGTGGCTCTTGGTGACTACTTCAGCACAGCAATTGTCAACCACTGGGACAGCGCCCAGCACTCCTCTGAATACCCAACAGATGCCTTTGGAGAGTTGCAGTTCGCAGGAGCCAGCAAAAGGCATAGCTAT TTCCTTCGTCTGTCATGGGACACACCACCATCTATGGTCTACACCCTGATGACAGCCCACTGGGGTCTTCCTGCTCCCAACTTGGTGGTTTCTGTAGTGGGTGGAGAAGGCAGGACAAAAGTGAAGACTTGGGTACGAGAAGTCCTCAGACAGGGGCTGGTGAAAGCCTCACAAAGCACAG GAGCGTGGATCCTGACGGCAGGCTTGCGTGAAGGCGTTGGCAGGTGTGTTGGAGAGGCAGTAAGGGATCACGCCACTGCAGCTTCATCGGTCTCCTTCAACAAGGTGGTGGCGCTGGGCATTGCTCCGTGGGGCCTGGTGCACAACCGACAACAGCTGATCAACCCTCAG GGCAGCTTTCCTGCTAAGTACTATGTCCAAAACACGTCCCGGGACTCCTGCTGTCTTGACAACAACTACCAGGCCTTCCTGCTGGTGGACGACGGGAGTGTGGGacgcagaggaggagaaacggGGTTCAGGGCCAAACTGGAGGACTACATTTCCCACCAGCGCACAGGCATCTGGG GCAGTGGCAGCATTGACATCCCTGTCCTTTGTATGCTGGTGTCAGGGGAGTCGAGCATGTTGGAG AGAGTGGATCTTTCTCTGAAAAACTCTATGCCCTGGCTGGTGCTGGCTGGCTCAGGGGGCCTAGCTGACTTCTTGAGTGACATCTTGGAGAATCTGTCTTCGTCCCCGGCTGTCCAATCTACCAGTGAGGGTGATGGCGAGGCGGGTCCCAGTGTGgatctgaaagacaaaatgacagaacGGGTTAAGAAGCACTTCCCCTCTGAAGCGGAGACAGAAAAACTAGTGGAACGa GCTCTGAGCATCTACCAGAACAGAGACTTCATTACCGTGTATCATGGAGAGCAGGAGGGTCCAAATGACTTTGATACAGTCCTGCTCAAAGCATTGGTGGGAG ctAGTAAACAGCGTGCATCAGTGGATGCCAGCCCTTACAATGAAGAGTTGAGGCTAGCCGTCACATGGAACAGGGTTGACATTGCCAAGAGTGAACTCTTCAACGGAGACATACAGTGgagg TATGAAGACTTGGAAGATTCCATGTCGGATGCCCTGATCAATGACAAGCCTCAGTTTGTGCGTCTTTTCACTGAGAATGGCCTCAACATCCTGGACTACCTGACTTATGGCAGGCTGGAAAACCTCTACCAATCTGTGGGCGATGGGACGGTGCTTTACCAGCTACTCCAGCGGCGTTTACTGGAGCGGCTAGGAACTGCAGCCCCTGTGCAAGCATCATCAAACCCGCAGGACTCAGCGTCCAAAGTGGCAGCAGATAACCTGCAGAGTGGTCCCGTGACGCAGATCAGCCTTTTTGAG ATTGCTGGAGTCCTGGAACTGTTAATGGGCGATGTCTGCCAGCCGTTTTATTATGATGTTTTGGGCTTAGAACAGATTGCATCGAAGAGGAGAGCGCTTAGG CGTGCCAGTAAGCTGCTGCGTGGAGACTGCTTGTATCGGGAGAGGCGCTGCCTCTTCCCCTGGGCTTCGCTCTTCATCTGGGCCGTCCTACAGAACCGCAGCGAGATGGCCACCTTTTTCTGGGAAATG GCAGGAGAGTCAGTGCTGAGTGCTCTGAGTGGCTGCAAGATCCTGAGGGAACTGTCCAAGCTGGAGGTTGAGACTGAGACCAAACTGTCCATGAAAGAGCTGGCCCAGAGGTTTGAGAATCTGGCACATG atATCTTCAGCTCTTGCTATCGAAGCAATGAGAGTCGCTCTTTCACCCTGCTCATTAGGAAATCTCCAGTTTGGGGTGGTACCACCTGCCTGCAGATGGCAATGGGTGCTGATGCAAGACTTTTCTTTAGTCATGATGGAGTACAG tCTCTGTTGTCTCAGATCTGGTGGGGTGACATGAAGAGGAACACGGAGGTGTGGAAGGTCCTGCTGACCTTCTTCTGCCCCATCTTCTGTTACACCAACCTCATTTCCTTCAG GAAACAAGAGGACCATcagcaagaggaggaggggaagccTAATGAGGACGGGCTGGGCAGGGACAACGACAGCCTTTATGGCACcaccattttctctttctcgGACATCAAGCACAT TGAAGCTGATGCACAAGGATCAAACTCTCCCAGGATAGCTACCATCAAAG GCATACCTGAGACTCACAGACCGCCAAAGCGTCCGTTCATAGTGTCAAGATGGCGTCAGTTCTGGTTTGCGCCCGTCACCTCATTTTTGGGCAACGTCCTGATgtacttcctcttcctcctgctgtttgcCTACGTGCTGTTGGTGGACTTCAAGCCCCCGCCGCCCTCTGGTCCAGCCATTTCCGAGTATGTGCTGTATTTCTGGGTATTCACCATTGTGTGTGAGGAGATCCGGGAG ACATTCTTTTTGGGGACGATGCCTTGGCGTCAGAGGATGAGAGTGTACATTCAGGATGTGTGGAACAAGTTTGACCTCATTGCCATCTCACTGTTCATCATAGGATTAATTTGCAG GCTGTTCAAATGGTCATACGAATTTGGCAGGGATGTTATGTGTGTGGATTACATGGTCTTCACCCTCCGTCTCATTCACATATTTGCCATTCACAAACAGTTGGGACCAAAAATCATTATTGTTGGCAAGATG ATGAAGgatgtcttcttcttcctgttctttctgGGGGTGTGGCTCATGGCATATGGAGTGGCCAATCAGGCTCTTATTTACTCGTATGACCCTCGCCTGGATCGCATCTTCCGCCGGGTTTTCTACAGGCCATACTTACATATTTTTGGACAGATCCCTGTAGAAGAGATGGATG TGGGGAAGACGTGGGACATGGAATGCACAAACAACGTGACATTGATTGAAAATGGCGATGAGCCATGCAGAGTTATGAATAGCAACTGGCTGGTGGTAATTTTGCTGGTTGTCTATCTGCTGGTCACCAACATCCTGCTCATCAACCTGCTCATCGCCATGTTCAG CCACACCTTCTCTGAAGTGCAGACCCACAGTGACATCTACTGGAAGTTCCAGCGCTACAACTTGATTGTCCAGTACCACTCCCGTCCTTCCCTGGCTCCTCCTTTCATCATCCTCTCTCACATTAATCTCTTTATCAAGAGGAACATCCGCAAGGTGCCCTCGATTAAgatccaccactttg tgttggaGTTAAGAGGGAAGGCGGCCAACAGGTTAATGACGTGGGAAACCATTCAGAAGGAAGACTTCCTGACTGCACAGAGCAAGATTCAGAAAAGCAGTGACTCAGAGAGGCTCAAGCGGATGTCTGTAAA AGTGGATGGTCTGGTCAAAaatctgactgacagcagagactTTGACCACAGGCTGAGGGCTTTAGAGAATGAG ATGGAGTACTGCTCAAATGCTCTCAGCTGGATTGTGGATACTTTGGCACAAGGCAGCACGTTCAAACCACCTCGGCCTCCACCTGCATTACGAG ATGCTTTCCCTTCTTCCAATTCTGCCTGA
- the LOC124052342 gene encoding transient receptor potential cation channel subfamily M member 4-like isoform X2, translated as MISKHTRSWIPKIIKKRVCTAFVEDSFSNGALCQCGGERDAHASVALGDYFSTAIVNHWDSAQHSSEYPTDAFGELQFAGASKRHSYFLRLSWDTPPSMVYTLMTAHWGLPAPNLVVSVVGGEGRTKVKTWVREVLRQGLVKASQSTGAWILTAGLREGVGRCVGEAVRDHATAASSVSFNKVVALGIAPWGLVHNRQQLINPQGSFPAKYYVQNTSRDSCCLDNNYQAFLLVDDGSVGRRGGETGFRAKLEDYISHQRTGIWGSGSIDIPVLCMLVSGESSMLERVDLSLKNSMPWLVLAGSGGLADFLSDILENLSSSPAVQSTSEGDGEAGPSVDLKDKMTERVKKHFPSEAETEKLVERALSIYQNRDFITVYHGEQEGPNDFDTVLLKALVGASKQRASVDASPYNEELRLAVTWNRVDIAKSELFNGDIQWRYEDLEDSMSDALINDKPQFVRLFTENGLNILDYLTYGRLENLYQSVGDGTVLYQLLQRRLLERLGTAAPVQASSNPQDSASKVAADNLQSGPVTQISLFEIAGVLELLMGDVCQPFYYDVLGLEQIASKRRALRRASKLLRGDCLYRERRCLFPWASLFIWAVLQNRSEMATFFWEMAGESVLSALSGCKILRELSKLEVETETKLSMKELAQRFENLAHDIFSSCYRSNESRSFTLLIRKSPVWGGTTCLQMAMGADARLFFSHDGVQSLLSQIWWGDMKRNTEVWKVLLTFFCPIFCYTNLISFRKQEDHQQEEEGKPNEDGLGRDNDSLYGTTIFSFSDIKHIEADAQGSNSPRIATIKGIPETHRPPKRPFIVSRWRQFWFAPVTSFLGNVLMYFLFLLLFAYVLLVDFKPPPPSGPAISEYVLYFWVFTIVCEEIRETFFLGTMPWRQRMRVYIQDVWNKFDLIAISLFIIGLICRLFKWSYEFGRDVMCVDYMVFTLRLIHIFAIHKQLGPKIIIVGKMMKDVFFFLFFLGVWLMAYGVANQALIYSYDPRLDRIFRRVFYRPYLHIFGQIPVEEMDVGKTWDMECTNNVTLIENGDEPCRVMNSNWLVVILLVVYLLVTNILLINLLIAMFSHTFSEVQTHSDIYWKFQRYNLIVQYHSRPSLAPPFIILSHINLFIKRNIRKVPSIKIHHFVLELRGKAANRLMTWETIQKEDFLTAQSKIQKSSDSERLKRMSVKVDGLVKNLTDSRDFDHRLRALENEMEYCSNALSWIVDTLAQGSTFKPPRPPPALRDAFPSSNSA; from the exons ATGATTTCCAAGCATACAAGG AGTTGGATCCCCAAAATCATCAAGAAAAGAGTGTGCACCGCCTTTGTAGAAGATTCCTTCAG TAATGGTGCACTGTGCCAGTGTGGGGGTGAAAGAGATGCCCATGCCTCTGTGGCTCTTGGTGACTACTTCAGCACAGCAATTGTCAACCACTGGGACAGCGCCCAGCACTCCTCTGAATACCCAACAGATGCCTTTGGAGAGTTGCAGTTCGCAGGAGCCAGCAAAAGGCATAGCTAT TTCCTTCGTCTGTCATGGGACACACCACCATCTATGGTCTACACCCTGATGACAGCCCACTGGGGTCTTCCTGCTCCCAACTTGGTGGTTTCTGTAGTGGGTGGAGAAGGCAGGACAAAAGTGAAGACTTGGGTACGAGAAGTCCTCAGACAGGGGCTGGTGAAAGCCTCACAAAGCACAG GAGCGTGGATCCTGACGGCAGGCTTGCGTGAAGGCGTTGGCAGGTGTGTTGGAGAGGCAGTAAGGGATCACGCCACTGCAGCTTCATCGGTCTCCTTCAACAAGGTGGTGGCGCTGGGCATTGCTCCGTGGGGCCTGGTGCACAACCGACAACAGCTGATCAACCCTCAG GGCAGCTTTCCTGCTAAGTACTATGTCCAAAACACGTCCCGGGACTCCTGCTGTCTTGACAACAACTACCAGGCCTTCCTGCTGGTGGACGACGGGAGTGTGGGacgcagaggaggagaaacggGGTTCAGGGCCAAACTGGAGGACTACATTTCCCACCAGCGCACAGGCATCTGGG GCAGTGGCAGCATTGACATCCCTGTCCTTTGTATGCTGGTGTCAGGGGAGTCGAGCATGTTGGAG AGAGTGGATCTTTCTCTGAAAAACTCTATGCCCTGGCTGGTGCTGGCTGGCTCAGGGGGCCTAGCTGACTTCTTGAGTGACATCTTGGAGAATCTGTCTTCGTCCCCGGCTGTCCAATCTACCAGTGAGGGTGATGGCGAGGCGGGTCCCAGTGTGgatctgaaagacaaaatgacagaacGGGTTAAGAAGCACTTCCCCTCTGAAGCGGAGACAGAAAAACTAGTGGAACGa GCTCTGAGCATCTACCAGAACAGAGACTTCATTACCGTGTATCATGGAGAGCAGGAGGGTCCAAATGACTTTGATACAGTCCTGCTCAAAGCATTGGTGGGAG ctAGTAAACAGCGTGCATCAGTGGATGCCAGCCCTTACAATGAAGAGTTGAGGCTAGCCGTCACATGGAACAGGGTTGACATTGCCAAGAGTGAACTCTTCAACGGAGACATACAGTGgagg TATGAAGACTTGGAAGATTCCATGTCGGATGCCCTGATCAATGACAAGCCTCAGTTTGTGCGTCTTTTCACTGAGAATGGCCTCAACATCCTGGACTACCTGACTTATGGCAGGCTGGAAAACCTCTACCAATCTGTGGGCGATGGGACGGTGCTTTACCAGCTACTCCAGCGGCGTTTACTGGAGCGGCTAGGAACTGCAGCCCCTGTGCAAGCATCATCAAACCCGCAGGACTCAGCGTCCAAAGTGGCAGCAGATAACCTGCAGAGTGGTCCCGTGACGCAGATCAGCCTTTTTGAG ATTGCTGGAGTCCTGGAACTGTTAATGGGCGATGTCTGCCAGCCGTTTTATTATGATGTTTTGGGCTTAGAACAGATTGCATCGAAGAGGAGAGCGCTTAGG CGTGCCAGTAAGCTGCTGCGTGGAGACTGCTTGTATCGGGAGAGGCGCTGCCTCTTCCCCTGGGCTTCGCTCTTCATCTGGGCCGTCCTACAGAACCGCAGCGAGATGGCCACCTTTTTCTGGGAAATG GCAGGAGAGTCAGTGCTGAGTGCTCTGAGTGGCTGCAAGATCCTGAGGGAACTGTCCAAGCTGGAGGTTGAGACTGAGACCAAACTGTCCATGAAAGAGCTGGCCCAGAGGTTTGAGAATCTGGCACATG atATCTTCAGCTCTTGCTATCGAAGCAATGAGAGTCGCTCTTTCACCCTGCTCATTAGGAAATCTCCAGTTTGGGGTGGTACCACCTGCCTGCAGATGGCAATGGGTGCTGATGCAAGACTTTTCTTTAGTCATGATGGAGTACAG tCTCTGTTGTCTCAGATCTGGTGGGGTGACATGAAGAGGAACACGGAGGTGTGGAAGGTCCTGCTGACCTTCTTCTGCCCCATCTTCTGTTACACCAACCTCATTTCCTTCAG GAAACAAGAGGACCATcagcaagaggaggaggggaagccTAATGAGGACGGGCTGGGCAGGGACAACGACAGCCTTTATGGCACcaccattttctctttctcgGACATCAAGCACAT TGAAGCTGATGCACAAGGATCAAACTCTCCCAGGATAGCTACCATCAAAG GCATACCTGAGACTCACAGACCGCCAAAGCGTCCGTTCATAGTGTCAAGATGGCGTCAGTTCTGGTTTGCGCCCGTCACCTCATTTTTGGGCAACGTCCTGATgtacttcctcttcctcctgctgtttgcCTACGTGCTGTTGGTGGACTTCAAGCCCCCGCCGCCCTCTGGTCCAGCCATTTCCGAGTATGTGCTGTATTTCTGGGTATTCACCATTGTGTGTGAGGAGATCCGGGAG ACATTCTTTTTGGGGACGATGCCTTGGCGTCAGAGGATGAGAGTGTACATTCAGGATGTGTGGAACAAGTTTGACCTCATTGCCATCTCACTGTTCATCATAGGATTAATTTGCAG GCTGTTCAAATGGTCATACGAATTTGGCAGGGATGTTATGTGTGTGGATTACATGGTCTTCACCCTCCGTCTCATTCACATATTTGCCATTCACAAACAGTTGGGACCAAAAATCATTATTGTTGGCAAGATG ATGAAGgatgtcttcttcttcctgttctttctgGGGGTGTGGCTCATGGCATATGGAGTGGCCAATCAGGCTCTTATTTACTCGTATGACCCTCGCCTGGATCGCATCTTCCGCCGGGTTTTCTACAGGCCATACTTACATATTTTTGGACAGATCCCTGTAGAAGAGATGGATG TGGGGAAGACGTGGGACATGGAATGCACAAACAACGTGACATTGATTGAAAATGGCGATGAGCCATGCAGAGTTATGAATAGCAACTGGCTGGTGGTAATTTTGCTGGTTGTCTATCTGCTGGTCACCAACATCCTGCTCATCAACCTGCTCATCGCCATGTTCAG CCACACCTTCTCTGAAGTGCAGACCCACAGTGACATCTACTGGAAGTTCCAGCGCTACAACTTGATTGTCCAGTACCACTCCCGTCCTTCCCTGGCTCCTCCTTTCATCATCCTCTCTCACATTAATCTCTTTATCAAGAGGAACATCCGCAAGGTGCCCTCGATTAAgatccaccactttg tgttggaGTTAAGAGGGAAGGCGGCCAACAGGTTAATGACGTGGGAAACCATTCAGAAGGAAGACTTCCTGACTGCACAGAGCAAGATTCAGAAAAGCAGTGACTCAGAGAGGCTCAAGCGGATGTCTGTAAA AGTGGATGGTCTGGTCAAAaatctgactgacagcagagactTTGACCACAGGCTGAGGGCTTTAGAGAATGAG ATGGAGTACTGCTCAAATGCTCTCAGCTGGATTGTGGATACTTTGGCACAAGGCAGCACGTTCAAACCACCTCGGCCTCCACCTGCATTACGAG ATGCTTTCCCTTCTTCCAATTCTGCCTGA
- the LOC124052342 gene encoding transient receptor potential cation channel subfamily M member 4-like isoform X3 has translation MRDTGGQAGDGGDKIGKSEKDQSWIPKIIKKRVCTAFVEDSFSNGALCQCGGERDAHASVALGDYFSTAIVNHWDSAQHSSEYPTDAFGELQFAGASKRHSYFLRLSWDTPPSMVYTLMTAHWGLPAPNLVVSVVGGEGRTKVKTWVREVLRQGLVKASQSTGAWILTAGLREGVGRCVGEAVRDHATAASSVSFNKVVALGIAPWGLVHNRQQLINPQGSFPAKYYVQNTSRDSCCLDNNYQAFLLVDDGSVGRRGGETGFRAKLEDYISHQRTGIWGSGSIDIPVLCMLVSGESSMLERVDLSLKNSMPWLVLAGSGGLADFLSDILENLSSSPAVQSTSEGDGEAGPSVDLKDKMTERVKKHFPSEAETEKLVERALSIYQNRDFITVYHGEQEGPNDFDTVLLKALVGASKQRASVDASPYNEELRLAVTWNRVDIAKSELFNGDIQWRYEDLEDSMSDALINDKPQFVRLFTENGLNILDYLTYGRLENLYQSVGDGTVLYQLLQRRLLERLGTAAPVQASSNPQDSASKVAADNLQSGPVTQISLFEIAGVLELLMGDVCQPFYYDVLGLEQIASKRRALRRASKLLRGDCLYRERRCLFPWASLFIWAVLQNRSEMATFFWEMAGESVLSALSGCKILRELSKLEVETETKLSMKELAQRFENLAHDIFSSCYRSNESRSFTLLIRKSPVWGGTTCLQMAMGADARLFFSHDGVQSLLSQIWWGDMKRNTEVWKVLLTFFCPIFCYTNLISFRKQEDHQQEEEGKPNEDGLGRDNDSLYGTTIFSFSDIKHIEADAQGSNSPRIATIKGIPETHRPPKRPFIVSRWRQFWFAPVTSFLGNVLMYFLFLLLFAYVLLVDFKPPPPSGPAISEYVLYFWVFTIVCEEIRETFFLGTMPWRQRMRVYIQDVWNKFDLIAISLFIIGLICRLFKWSYEFGRDVMCVDYMVFTLRLIHIFAIHKQLGPKIIIVGKMMKDVFFFLFFLGVWLMAYGVANQALIYSYDPRLDRIFRRVFYRPYLHIFGQIPVEEMDGIRASCILRKP, from the exons atgagagaCACAGGAGGACAAGCAGGAGACGGTGGAGATAAAATCGGTAAATCTGAGAAGGACCAG AGTTGGATCCCCAAAATCATCAAGAAAAGAGTGTGCACCGCCTTTGTAGAAGATTCCTTCAG TAATGGTGCACTGTGCCAGTGTGGGGGTGAAAGAGATGCCCATGCCTCTGTGGCTCTTGGTGACTACTTCAGCACAGCAATTGTCAACCACTGGGACAGCGCCCAGCACTCCTCTGAATACCCAACAGATGCCTTTGGAGAGTTGCAGTTCGCAGGAGCCAGCAAAAGGCATAGCTAT TTCCTTCGTCTGTCATGGGACACACCACCATCTATGGTCTACACCCTGATGACAGCCCACTGGGGTCTTCCTGCTCCCAACTTGGTGGTTTCTGTAGTGGGTGGAGAAGGCAGGACAAAAGTGAAGACTTGGGTACGAGAAGTCCTCAGACAGGGGCTGGTGAAAGCCTCACAAAGCACAG GAGCGTGGATCCTGACGGCAGGCTTGCGTGAAGGCGTTGGCAGGTGTGTTGGAGAGGCAGTAAGGGATCACGCCACTGCAGCTTCATCGGTCTCCTTCAACAAGGTGGTGGCGCTGGGCATTGCTCCGTGGGGCCTGGTGCACAACCGACAACAGCTGATCAACCCTCAG GGCAGCTTTCCTGCTAAGTACTATGTCCAAAACACGTCCCGGGACTCCTGCTGTCTTGACAACAACTACCAGGCCTTCCTGCTGGTGGACGACGGGAGTGTGGGacgcagaggaggagaaacggGGTTCAGGGCCAAACTGGAGGACTACATTTCCCACCAGCGCACAGGCATCTGGG GCAGTGGCAGCATTGACATCCCTGTCCTTTGTATGCTGGTGTCAGGGGAGTCGAGCATGTTGGAG AGAGTGGATCTTTCTCTGAAAAACTCTATGCCCTGGCTGGTGCTGGCTGGCTCAGGGGGCCTAGCTGACTTCTTGAGTGACATCTTGGAGAATCTGTCTTCGTCCCCGGCTGTCCAATCTACCAGTGAGGGTGATGGCGAGGCGGGTCCCAGTGTGgatctgaaagacaaaatgacagaacGGGTTAAGAAGCACTTCCCCTCTGAAGCGGAGACAGAAAAACTAGTGGAACGa GCTCTGAGCATCTACCAGAACAGAGACTTCATTACCGTGTATCATGGAGAGCAGGAGGGTCCAAATGACTTTGATACAGTCCTGCTCAAAGCATTGGTGGGAG ctAGTAAACAGCGTGCATCAGTGGATGCCAGCCCTTACAATGAAGAGTTGAGGCTAGCCGTCACATGGAACAGGGTTGACATTGCCAAGAGTGAACTCTTCAACGGAGACATACAGTGgagg TATGAAGACTTGGAAGATTCCATGTCGGATGCCCTGATCAATGACAAGCCTCAGTTTGTGCGTCTTTTCACTGAGAATGGCCTCAACATCCTGGACTACCTGACTTATGGCAGGCTGGAAAACCTCTACCAATCTGTGGGCGATGGGACGGTGCTTTACCAGCTACTCCAGCGGCGTTTACTGGAGCGGCTAGGAACTGCAGCCCCTGTGCAAGCATCATCAAACCCGCAGGACTCAGCGTCCAAAGTGGCAGCAGATAACCTGCAGAGTGGTCCCGTGACGCAGATCAGCCTTTTTGAG ATTGCTGGAGTCCTGGAACTGTTAATGGGCGATGTCTGCCAGCCGTTTTATTATGATGTTTTGGGCTTAGAACAGATTGCATCGAAGAGGAGAGCGCTTAGG CGTGCCAGTAAGCTGCTGCGTGGAGACTGCTTGTATCGGGAGAGGCGCTGCCTCTTCCCCTGGGCTTCGCTCTTCATCTGGGCCGTCCTACAGAACCGCAGCGAGATGGCCACCTTTTTCTGGGAAATG GCAGGAGAGTCAGTGCTGAGTGCTCTGAGTGGCTGCAAGATCCTGAGGGAACTGTCCAAGCTGGAGGTTGAGACTGAGACCAAACTGTCCATGAAAGAGCTGGCCCAGAGGTTTGAGAATCTGGCACATG atATCTTCAGCTCTTGCTATCGAAGCAATGAGAGTCGCTCTTTCACCCTGCTCATTAGGAAATCTCCAGTTTGGGGTGGTACCACCTGCCTGCAGATGGCAATGGGTGCTGATGCAAGACTTTTCTTTAGTCATGATGGAGTACAG tCTCTGTTGTCTCAGATCTGGTGGGGTGACATGAAGAGGAACACGGAGGTGTGGAAGGTCCTGCTGACCTTCTTCTGCCCCATCTTCTGTTACACCAACCTCATTTCCTTCAG GAAACAAGAGGACCATcagcaagaggaggaggggaagccTAATGAGGACGGGCTGGGCAGGGACAACGACAGCCTTTATGGCACcaccattttctctttctcgGACATCAAGCACAT TGAAGCTGATGCACAAGGATCAAACTCTCCCAGGATAGCTACCATCAAAG GCATACCTGAGACTCACAGACCGCCAAAGCGTCCGTTCATAGTGTCAAGATGGCGTCAGTTCTGGTTTGCGCCCGTCACCTCATTTTTGGGCAACGTCCTGATgtacttcctcttcctcctgctgtttgcCTACGTGCTGTTGGTGGACTTCAAGCCCCCGCCGCCCTCTGGTCCAGCCATTTCCGAGTATGTGCTGTATTTCTGGGTATTCACCATTGTGTGTGAGGAGATCCGGGAG ACATTCTTTTTGGGGACGATGCCTTGGCGTCAGAGGATGAGAGTGTACATTCAGGATGTGTGGAACAAGTTTGACCTCATTGCCATCTCACTGTTCATCATAGGATTAATTTGCAG GCTGTTCAAATGGTCATACGAATTTGGCAGGGATGTTATGTGTGTGGATTACATGGTCTTCACCCTCCGTCTCATTCACATATTTGCCATTCACAAACAGTTGGGACCAAAAATCATTATTGTTGGCAAGATG ATGAAGgatgtcttcttcttcctgttctttctgGGGGTGTGGCTCATGGCATATGGAGTGGCCAATCAGGCTCTTATTTACTCGTATGACCCTCGCCTGGATCGCATCTTCCGCCGGGTTTTCTACAGGCCATACTTACATATTTTTGGACAGATCCCTGTAGAAGAGATGGATGGTATAAGAGCATCTTGCATACTGAGAAAACCTTAG